Genomic DNA from Thermanaerothrix sp.:
ACCAGCCACTACCCGTACTCCTTCGAGGGCATACCCAGGACCCTTAAGCTGGACCAGGCGATGGAGGGAACCCTTTTGGGGGACTATCTGCAGGCCATCCACTACGCCGACGCCCAGATAGGCATGTTCCTAAGGGACCTCAAATCCCGTGGAATCCTGGACCGATCGGTGGTGGTGCTTTACGGGGACCATGTGGCCATCCCCAGCGCCAACAAGGACGAGCTTGGGGCCTTCCTGGGGGAGGACATGGGGGAGTCGTTCCGCTGGAAGTCCGTCCAGACGGTGCCCCTCATGATACGGCTTCCCCGTGGAAAGGGGGCTCAGGTTGTGGAGATGTCCACGGGACACATGGACATAGCCCCCACCGTGGCGTCCATAATGGGGGTGGAGATGCCGCTTCCCTTCGGTCAGGACCTCCTGTCCGCCAAGGTGGGCAACGTGGTCTTCCGCAACGGCTCCTTCATAAGGGGCAGCGTGCTTGTGGACCCCGCCGCGGGCAGTGCGGTCAGCTTGAGGACCGGAGAGGTGGTGGACTTCAACGCCTACCGCGACGTGGCCCAGGAGGCCTCGGAGCTTTTGAAGTTCTCGGACCTTCTGCTCGAACATGACATGGTGGAGAGGGTTTGCCAACAGCTTCCTTAGGTGTAAAATACTTCGTCCCCTTAGGGTTCAAGTGCGGAGAGGGAGATTGAGAGACTTATCCCCGGTGTGGGGAACTTATTGTCAGGTCTACGGAACGGAGGGCGTGTGACCCATGAGCGGTGAGGAGATGATGTACTTTGCCATATGGTGGGGGTGGTGGCTGGTTCAGTGCTGCCTTTACCTGCTGTTCGGCCTGCTGATAGCCGACGGGGTGTATCAGTTTATAGTCAGCTTTAGAGGGTGGTGGACCCCAAAGGAGCCTCCCAAGGCCTCTCGATACAGGAGGTTTGCGGTTTTGATCCCCGCCCACAACGAGGCCAGGGTGATAGGCCCCCTTTTGGAGAGCCTTAACGCCCAGGACTACCCCAAGGGCTGCTACCGGGTCTTCGTGTCCTGCGACAACTGCAGCGACGACACCGCCCAGGTGGCGGAGTCCTACGGGGCCACGGCGCTCATAAGGCACGACACCACCAAGAGCGGCAAGACCTGGAACGTCCGTTGGGCCCTGACCCAGATCCCCATGGACGAGGTGGACGCCCTGGTGATGTTCGACGCGGACAACCTGGCGGCGGGGGACTTTTTAAGCCGCATGAACGACTACATGGAGGCCCACCCGGAGGCGGAGGCGGTGCAGGGGGTTCTTGACGTCAAGAACCCGGACGACAACTGGCTCACCAAGGCCTACGCCTTGGCGTACTGGTACACCAACCGGTTCTGGCAGCTGGCCCGGTCCAACTGGGGGCTTTCCTGCACCCTGGGGGGCACCGGCCTTGTGATAAGGTCCTCCACCTTGCGCCGCATAGGTTGGAACCTGGAGAGCCTCACCGAGGACCTTGAGATGTCCACCCGCCTCATCCTCTCCGGCAGCCGGGTCCACTGGAACGAGCACGCGGTGGTCTACGACGAGAAGCCCCTGGACTACCGGATATCGGTCCGTCAGAGGACCCGATGGATGCAGGGGCACTACTGGGTTTGCTGGAGGTACGGCATGGAGGCCCTCAGGATGTTCATGAGGACCCGTAGGGTCCAGTACCTGGATCTGTTCCTCTACCTCTTGGCCCCCGCCAAGGCCTGCATATCCCTGATCGCCATGTTCGCCGGCATGGTATACACGGTGGTGAACAACGCCATCCTCTTTCCCACCCTTGAGAGCAAGGCCCCCACGTCCCCCCTGGAGTGGCTGGCCTTCGTGGGGCTGCCGGTGGCCATGATACTGGGCCACTGCTTCTTCGTGGCCCTGGTGGGGCCCTCCATGCACCGGCGCCGGCTCTGCTTGAGCTACGTCAAGGACGTGTTCGGCTACTTCCTGTTCGGCCTTACTTGGATACCCATACTGTTCAAGGCGGCGTTCCTGGCGAAACACCAGGGGGTTTGGGTGAAGACCGAGCACACCAGGAGCATATCCATAGAGCAGCTGGCCCGGAGGAACTGAGGTGCCTTCGGCCTTTAGCCGGGATCCTGTGTTCACCTGGCCAAGCTTCAGGCGCTGAATTAAAGGTTGACAAGCGGAGGGCATCGCCCTCCGCTTTATTTTTGCGGTTTATATGGTGAATAAACGGAGGGGGTTTGACTATATCGGTTGGCTTGTGCATTATATTCTGCATAGGTTGCGGTGAAGCTCGAATACGTGAAAGGAGGGTTTTCATCATGAGGTACAGGTCTTTGGCTTTGGTCGTTTCTTTGTTGCTGGGATTGTGGGTTCCGTCCCAATCATTCGGGGCGGGGAAGTTCATCACCATAGTGACCGGCAGCACCGGCGGAACATACTACCCGGTGGGAACCATACTGGCCAACCACTTTAACCAGGCCTTGGGCGCCAAGGGGTACAAGTGGTCCGCCCAGAGCAGCGGCGGCACCGCGGAGAACCTGGAGATGCTGAGGAAGAAGGAGGCCGAGATGGCCATAGCCATGTCAAACCTCACGGGCTTCGCCTACACCGGGACGGTGCGCTACGAGGGCAAGCGCATCGAGAACGTGAGGTACGTGATGGGGCTTTGGCCCGACGTGACCCAGTTCGTGGTGAGGGCGGACTCCAAGATATCCACCTGGAAGGACATGAAGGGCAAGAAGATAGCGGTGGGTCCCGCCGCTTCCGGCACCGAGTTCTCAAGCCGGGTGTTGCTCAAGGCCCTTGGGGGGCTTGAGTTCAGCGACATAGTGCCCGAGAGGGTGGGCTACACCGAGGCCTCCCAGGCGCTCCAGAACGGACAGATTGACGGGTTTAACGCCGAGGCGGGGATCCCAACCGGGGCGGTGGCGGAGCTCCTGGCCAGCAGGACCAAGGTGAAGTTCCTGGAGTTCTCCGACGACGACATGCAGAAGCTACGCAAGGAGGCCCCCTTCTACTACAGGGTTGTGGTCCCGGCGAACACCTACCCCAAGCAGGACAAGCCCCTGATGTTGGCGGGGGTGAAGTCCGCCCTCATAGTTGACAAGAGCGTGCCGGACCAGGTGGTCTACGACATGCTGAAGGTCATCTACGACAACAAGGACAAGATGCAGAAGGAGCACGCCGCCTTCACCAAGATAGACTACGAAAAGCCGTTGGACGGCCTTTTCGGAGCTCCCCTGCACCCCGGAGCCGTGAAGTTCTTCATGGACAGGGGGATAAAGGTTCCTCCGAAGCTCCTTCCCTGATGATTTGTTCGCACCGGAGGTTTAAGAAGGTCCGGGGGATGTCCCCCGGACCTTTAAGATATTCGGTCTTTTTACAGGAAACGGAGGTAATCCATTTTGATTAAGCTGGCCAAGCTTTTATCTCCCTTTGAAAGCCTCCCGTTGAGGAGCTTTGATGGGCCCCTCGCCAAATGGACGGCCCTTTTCGCGGTGGCCATATCGCTGGTTCACTGTTGGATGAACACCGTGGGGGTCATGATGACCATAAAGATGAACGCCATACACCTGGGGACCCTTATGGCCCTCACGTTCATCCTCTGTCCCGCACTGCCTTCGTCTCCCATGAAGAGGCCCTCTGGGCCGGATCTTGTCATGGCGGCATTCTCCCTGTTCTCCGCGGGTTACATGATCATGAGGTATGACCATCTCCTGGCGCTCAACATGGAACCCTCCGGCATGGATCTTTGGATGGCCGCGGCGATAATGGTGGTTTTAACCGAGGCCAGCAGGAGGTCCGTGGGGATCCCTTTGACGCTGCTCAGCCTGTTCTTCCTGGGTTACACCCGTTTCGGGCCCTATTTCCCGGGGCTTTTCGCCCACCGGGGGTTCAACTGGGAGAGGATACTGGTCAGGATGGTCTTCACCGACGAGGGCATATACGGCACCACCCTCACGGTTTCAGCCACCTACGTCTTCATGTTCATCCTCTTCGGGTCGTTCCTTGCCGCCACCAGGACCAGCGAGTTCTTCAACGACCTTGCCATGGCCCTGGCGGGGAGGTACCGGGGCGGACCCGCTAAGGTGTCCGTCATAGCCTCCGCCCTTATGGGCACCATCTCCGGCAGCGCCCAGGCCAACGTGGCCACCACCGGAGCTTTCACCATACCGCTTATGAAGAAGATAGGTTACCCGGACTACTTCGCGGGAGCGGTGGAGGCCTCCGCCAGCACCGGCGGCATTCTCATGCCCCCCATAATGGGGGCATCGGCCTTCATAATGAGCTCCTTCCTGGGGATACCCTACGTCAAGATAATGGTGGCCGGTTTTGCCCCCGCCATACTGTACTTCCTTGGCATAATGTTCATGGTGGACCTCAAGGCCAAACGCCAGGGGATGAAGGGGCTGCCCGAGGACGAGGTGCCGCCCCTTTCCAAGACCATGAAGGAGAGGGGCCACATGATGATACCCTTGGCCTTCATAATGTACATGTTGGTGGCCGGTTACACCCCACTTTTCTCCGCCATGGCGGGGCTTGTGGCCATAATAGTGGTCTCCTCTTTAAGGCCCACCACCAGGATGAGCCTTAAGGACGCCTTGGGGGCCCTGGAGGATGGGGCCAAGAGCTCCGCCTCCGTGGCGGTGTCCTGCGCCATAGTGGGTTTTATCGTCGGGGCCGTTGGCATGACCGGTCTTGGGCAGGTCATAGCCATGAACATAATGCACCTCTCCGGCGGGATGCTTTGGGCGTCGCTTTTGCTTTGCATGATAGCGTCCATAGTGCTTGGGATGGGGCTTCCCTCCACCGCCTGCTACATAGTGGTGGCCACCATCGCCGCCCCGGCCCTTCAGGGGATGGGGGTTCCCCCATTGGCGGCCCACTTCTTCGCCTTCTACTACGGCACCCTATCGGGGGTTGTGCCGCCCGTGGCCCTCACGAGTTTCACCGCCGCGGGACTTTCGGGGGGGCGCCCTTCCAAGGTGGCCCTCATGGGGCTCTTCCTTGCCTCCTCGGGGCTCATACTCCCCTTCTTCTTCGTGTACAACCCGGTGCTCCTGCTGGTGGAGTTCTCCTGGCTTAATTTCCTGGAGGTGTTCGCCGTGGCCGCCATGGGCATACTGTTCCTTTCCTGCGCCTTCATAGGCACCGGCCTTTCCGATATGACCTGGTGGGAGAGGGTGTTGTTCCTGCTGTCCGGCGTGGTGTTGGTCTATCCAAAGGGGGCGGGGTTCAAGGTGGCCCTTGTGGCGGTGGCGGTTACCGCTTCCCTGCACTGGCTGCTTACGGTCAAGAGGAGGTCTTTCCAAGTCTCATGAGGGCTTAGGGGCTTTGACGTGCCGGTTGCTGCCTAAAAATCCAGGGGGCCCCGCGGGGCCCCCTGGATTCGAAGT
This window encodes:
- a CDS encoding TAXI family TRAP transporter solute-binding subunit yields the protein MRYRSLALVVSLLLGLWVPSQSFGAGKFITIVTGSTGGTYYPVGTILANHFNQALGAKGYKWSAQSSGGTAENLEMLRKKEAEMAIAMSNLTGFAYTGTVRYEGKRIENVRYVMGLWPDVTQFVVRADSKISTWKDMKGKKIAVGPAASGTEFSSRVLLKALGGLEFSDIVPERVGYTEASQALQNGQIDGFNAEAGIPTGAVAELLASRTKVKFLEFSDDDMQKLRKEAPFYYRVVVPANTYPKQDKPLMLAGVKSALIVDKSVPDQVVYDMLKVIYDNKDKMQKEHAAFTKIDYEKPLDGLFGAPLHPGAVKFFMDRGIKVPPKLLP
- a CDS encoding glycosyltransferase; its protein translation is MSGEEMMYFAIWWGWWLVQCCLYLLFGLLIADGVYQFIVSFRGWWTPKEPPKASRYRRFAVLIPAHNEARVIGPLLESLNAQDYPKGCYRVFVSCDNCSDDTAQVAESYGATALIRHDTTKSGKTWNVRWALTQIPMDEVDALVMFDADNLAAGDFLSRMNDYMEAHPEAEAVQGVLDVKNPDDNWLTKAYALAYWYTNRFWQLARSNWGLSCTLGGTGLVIRSSTLRRIGWNLESLTEDLEMSTRLILSGSRVHWNEHAVVYDEKPLDYRISVRQRTRWMQGHYWVCWRYGMEALRMFMRTRRVQYLDLFLYLLAPAKACISLIAMFAGMVYTVVNNAILFPTLESKAPTSPLEWLAFVGLPVAMILGHCFFVALVGPSMHRRRLCLSYVKDVFGYFLFGLTWIPILFKAAFLAKHQGVWVKTEHTRSISIEQLARRN
- a CDS encoding TRAP transporter permease, translating into MIKLAKLLSPFESLPLRSFDGPLAKWTALFAVAISLVHCWMNTVGVMMTIKMNAIHLGTLMALTFILCPALPSSPMKRPSGPDLVMAAFSLFSAGYMIMRYDHLLALNMEPSGMDLWMAAAIMVVLTEASRRSVGIPLTLLSLFFLGYTRFGPYFPGLFAHRGFNWERILVRMVFTDEGIYGTTLTVSATYVFMFILFGSFLAATRTSEFFNDLAMALAGRYRGGPAKVSVIASALMGTISGSAQANVATTGAFTIPLMKKIGYPDYFAGAVEASASTGGILMPPIMGASAFIMSSFLGIPYVKIMVAGFAPAILYFLGIMFMVDLKAKRQGMKGLPEDEVPPLSKTMKERGHMMIPLAFIMYMLVAGYTPLFSAMAGLVAIIVVSSLRPTTRMSLKDALGALEDGAKSSASVAVSCAIVGFIVGAVGMTGLGQVIAMNIMHLSGGMLWASLLLCMIASIVLGMGLPSTACYIVVATIAAPALQGMGVPPLAAHFFAFYYGTLSGVVPPVALTSFTAAGLSGGRPSKVALMGLFLASSGLILPFFFVYNPVLLLVEFSWLNFLEVFAVAAMGILFLSCAFIGTGLSDMTWWERVLFLLSGVVLVYPKGAGFKVALVAVAVTASLHWLLTVKRRSFQVS